The proteins below come from a single Halomonas binhaiensis genomic window:
- the tssK gene encoding type VI secretion system baseplate subunit TssK: MSKHNRVMWSEGMFLQPQHFQYQDEYHQHQLGEVSARGGAFNWGVQELVVDEDALAQGRLQLTRLKLVFPDGTLVDAPQHDPLPPARDLGELNGTAECKIYAALRLVELHSPNVVDEQHRRGNNRRFRQRFEHVPDLLEGEVENELSLLELNVLLLLEGDDLDGTSHCPLVVLKRNAAGGFSVERDYVPPCLHLSSNDTLLSLAQRLIGVLQAKNEALSSRRRERADQVAEFGSSDVTLFWLLYTVNRAYPDLAHLLQHPRLHPEQLFRFLNDLVASLMTFSMSHRLSDLPMYRHEDPAASLFLLDSMARELLDTVVPNQYIPIALEQTKPSYYVGRLNDPRLADADFYVCVHADMPGAKLIELVPRAFKVGSPEDIEVVVNSAMPGGTLVHASRLPVAIPVRLDNHYFALEPRGRMYERMMAAQAISFYVPGGFTNLKIELMAVLK; encoded by the coding sequence GTGAGCAAGCATAACCGTGTCATGTGGTCGGAAGGCATGTTCCTTCAGCCGCAACACTTTCAGTATCAGGACGAGTACCACCAACACCAGCTCGGCGAAGTCAGTGCGCGAGGGGGCGCCTTCAATTGGGGGGTGCAGGAGCTGGTCGTGGATGAAGACGCTCTGGCTCAGGGACGTTTGCAACTGACCCGGCTCAAGCTGGTATTCCCCGATGGCACCCTGGTCGATGCTCCACAGCATGACCCGTTGCCCCCGGCGCGGGACCTTGGCGAGCTGAATGGCACAGCGGAGTGCAAGATCTACGCGGCTCTGCGTCTGGTCGAGCTGCATTCGCCCAATGTGGTGGACGAGCAGCACCGGCGTGGCAATAACCGCCGTTTTCGACAGCGTTTCGAGCATGTGCCGGACCTGCTTGAGGGTGAAGTGGAAAACGAGCTTTCCCTGCTGGAGCTGAATGTCCTGCTGCTGCTGGAAGGGGACGACCTGGATGGCACCAGTCATTGCCCGTTGGTGGTGCTCAAGCGCAACGCTGCAGGTGGTTTTTCCGTAGAACGGGACTATGTGCCACCGTGCCTGCACCTGAGCAGTAATGATACTCTGCTGTCCCTGGCTCAGCGTCTGATCGGTGTGCTGCAGGCCAAGAACGAGGCACTTTCGAGCCGTCGGCGAGAACGTGCGGACCAGGTCGCCGAGTTCGGTTCCAGTGACGTCACACTGTTCTGGCTGTTGTACACGGTGAATCGGGCTTACCCCGATCTGGCGCACCTGCTCCAGCATCCGCGACTGCACCCTGAGCAGTTGTTCCGCTTCCTCAACGACCTGGTCGCCAGCCTGATGACTTTCTCCATGAGTCATCGGCTCAGCGATCTGCCCATGTATCGCCATGAAGATCCGGCAGCTTCGCTCTTCCTGCTGGACAGCATGGCTCGGGAACTGCTCGATACGGTCGTTCCCAATCAGTACATCCCCATTGCCCTGGAGCAGACCAAGCCTTCCTATTATGTCGGTCGCTTGAACGATCCACGCCTGGCTGATGCGGACTTCTATGTCTGCGTACATGCGGACATGCCGGGCGCCAAGCTGATCGAGCTGGTACCCCGTGCCTTCAAGGTCGGCTCTCCGGAGGACATCGAAGTCGTGGTCAACAGTGCCATGCCGGGCGGCACCCTGGTGCATGCCAGCCGTCTGCCGGTGGCCATCCCCGTGCGTCTGGACAACCATTATTTCGCGCTCGAACCGCGTGGGCGGATGTACGAGCGAATGATGGCAGCGCAGGCCATCTCCTTCTACGTCCCAGGCGGTTTTACCAATCTCAAGATTGAACTCATGGCGGTGCTGAAATGA
- the tssG gene encoding type VI secretion system baseplate subunit TssG — MAAQNRLSAPGLIDRARAEPYRFGFFQLVRLLRLHYSHQGRLDPESRPHEDPLRFRTKLSLEFPASEISDLTFESTKRLSPLEQPLTEVQVTFMGLIGPSGVLPRPYTETLIDRHIQLRDDAAHAFLDLFSHRMTALFYQAWQKYRFFIEYERKGEADFERQLHALLGLTERSTALLTDRHAKGEGEANLPRELFGYFAGLLGQRPRNTHNLQVMLGFYFGVSCQVRPFSGRWLDIPERERTCLGSRNAQLGQSAVAGNRVWDYQSCVRIALGPLLREDFQRFQPGSPDYAQLVELIRFYLGAELDFEIELELEAREVPAARLGGSDGVTLGRMGWLGSQARTCNGHALFQIPFNGATT, encoded by the coding sequence ATGGCCGCCCAGAACCGGCTCTCAGCCCCTGGTCTGATCGATCGAGCTCGGGCTGAGCCATACCGGTTCGGCTTCTTCCAGCTCGTACGCTTGCTCAGGCTGCATTACAGCCATCAGGGGCGGCTTGACCCTGAGTCACGCCCCCATGAGGATCCGCTGCGCTTTCGTACCAAGCTGTCGCTGGAGTTTCCGGCCAGTGAGATCAGTGACCTGACCTTTGAAAGTACCAAGCGTCTGTCACCCCTGGAGCAGCCACTGACCGAGGTCCAGGTCACCTTCATGGGCCTGATCGGGCCTTCGGGTGTTCTGCCACGGCCTTATACCGAGACGCTGATCGATCGCCACATACAGCTGCGTGACGATGCAGCTCATGCGTTTCTTGATCTGTTCTCACATCGCATGACAGCGCTGTTCTACCAAGCCTGGCAGAAATACCGCTTCTTCATCGAATACGAGCGCAAGGGTGAGGCTGACTTCGAACGTCAATTGCATGCACTGCTGGGCCTGACGGAGCGCTCCACGGCACTGCTGACTGATCGCCATGCCAAGGGTGAGGGAGAGGCGAACCTGCCCAGGGAGTTGTTTGGTTACTTTGCCGGTCTGCTCGGGCAACGTCCACGCAACACCCACAACCTGCAGGTGATGCTGGGCTTCTATTTTGGCGTGTCCTGCCAGGTACGTCCTTTCTCGGGGCGTTGGCTGGATATTCCCGAGCGTGAGCGCACATGCCTGGGCTCGCGCAATGCCCAGTTGGGGCAGTCGGCCGTGGCAGGCAATCGAGTGTGGGACTACCAGTCCTGTGTACGAATAGCGCTAGGGCCACTTCTCCGGGAGGATTTCCAGCGTTTTCAGCCAGGTTCTCCTGATTACGCTCAACTGGTGGAACTGATCCGCTTCTATCTCGGTGCTGAGCTGGATTTTGAAATTGAACTTGAACTCGAAGCTCGTGAAGTACCTGCGGCCCGCCTGGGCGGGAGCGATGGAGTGACGCTTGGTCGCATGGGCTGGCTGGGCAGTCAGGCGCGTACATGCAACGGTCATGCACTTTTCCAAATCCCCTTTAATGGAGCCACAACGTGA
- the tssB gene encoding type VI secretion system contractile sheath small subunit: MAERDSTQHKLGRIRAPRVHITYDVEIGDSQEQKELPFVAGVVGDYTGNPLSPPPKLKDRKFVAIDRDNFNSVLKGFKPRLAYRVDNTLSKDGSQLPVELNFNALEDFEPQNVVKQVEPLRKLLEVRNKLADLRNKMGGNDKLEELLMDVLQNSEKLKALGEEFGREQAVRSDDDK, translated from the coding sequence ATGGCGGAAAGGGATAGCACACAACACAAGCTGGGACGAATTCGCGCACCGCGTGTTCACATTACCTACGATGTGGAGATTGGCGATAGCCAGGAGCAGAAGGAGCTTCCCTTCGTGGCTGGCGTGGTGGGGGATTACACCGGTAATCCACTGAGCCCGCCTCCCAAGCTCAAGGATCGCAAGTTTGTTGCCATCGACCGTGACAATTTCAACAGCGTGTTGAAGGGGTTCAAGCCCCGCTTGGCTTATCGGGTCGACAATACGCTGTCGAAAGATGGTTCTCAATTGCCGGTAGAACTGAACTTCAATGCACTGGAAGACTTTGAACCACAAAACGTGGTTAAACAGGTCGAACCGCTGCGCAAGCTGTTGGAAGTGCGTAACAAGCTGGCCGACCTGCGCAACAAGATGGGCGGCAACGACAAGCTGGAAGAACTGCTGATGGACGTGCTGCAAAACAGCGAGAAACTCAAGGCCCTGGGCGAAGAGTTTGGTCGCGAACAAGCGGTACGCTCAGACGACGACAAGTAA
- the tssF gene encoding type VI secretion system baseplate subunit TssF, translating to MLDELLPYYEKELSHLRFLGQEFAREYPKVAARLQLEEDGCADPHTERLIEAFAFLSARVHKKLDDDLPEIVESFLDVLYPHYLRPTPSLSIAQFDLGDRSTLDSRYRVSRHTELFSRAVGGTACRFRTCYDVSVWPIKVEQARFNLLERSAFNGRDRDSVARLDLDLASLAGQSVGPLGIDSLRFFLDGEGALMHPLHELLFNNLSRLSVSFHEGSQRREVNLPLDAIQAVGFGVDEGLIEYSERSFLGYRLLHEYFIFPEKFMFFDIRGLERVLARVKGSGFQLHFHFADYTQSERLARLAQNLGRNHFRLGCTPVINLFQQLAEPIKLTHTQHEYPVVADVRHPYGVEILSIDSVKRVKKTAERDVVSVCHPFFEPRRRDTQRGESYWVARRVPSERRQDNGTELQLRLVDRELTRVDTANDVLSLKLTCSNRDLPQQLGFGQPQGDFTLPQEQVVKTIRCLRKPTTAVRPPLGKGLIWRLISHLSLNHLSLVSRGREALLEILSLYNYRDTEAARRQINGIVSIDSQPAMTRIGHPRPAFVRGLGITLELDEQQFIGSGIYLFGMVLDHFFGQYCSINSFTQLTLRSRQREKDVVTWPPRTGSQPLV from the coding sequence ATGCTAGACGAACTGCTGCCGTATTATGAAAAGGAACTTTCGCACCTGCGCTTTCTGGGCCAGGAGTTCGCGCGTGAGTATCCGAAAGTGGCTGCTCGTCTCCAGCTCGAAGAGGATGGATGTGCCGATCCGCACACCGAACGCCTGATCGAGGCGTTTGCCTTCCTGTCGGCTCGTGTCCACAAGAAGCTCGATGATGACCTGCCGGAAATCGTCGAGTCCTTTCTTGATGTGTTGTATCCCCATTACCTGAGGCCCACGCCTTCGCTGTCGATTGCCCAGTTTGACCTTGGTGATCGGTCGACACTGGATTCACGCTACCGAGTGTCGCGGCATACAGAACTGTTTTCTCGCGCGGTCGGAGGCACGGCCTGCCGCTTCCGCACCTGCTACGACGTGAGTGTCTGGCCGATCAAGGTGGAACAGGCACGTTTCAACTTGCTGGAGCGTTCGGCCTTCAATGGACGTGACCGGGACAGCGTTGCGCGTCTGGACCTTGACCTGGCAAGCCTGGCAGGTCAGAGCGTCGGCCCCCTGGGTATTGATAGCCTGCGCTTCTTCCTCGATGGGGAAGGGGCCTTGATGCATCCATTGCATGAACTGCTCTTCAATAACCTGTCACGGCTCAGTGTCAGCTTCCATGAAGGTAGCCAGCGCCGTGAAGTCAATCTGCCTCTCGATGCTATCCAGGCAGTAGGGTTTGGCGTGGATGAAGGGCTTATCGAGTATTCCGAACGTTCCTTCCTCGGTTATCGCCTGTTGCATGAGTACTTCATCTTCCCGGAGAAATTCATGTTCTTCGATATCCGGGGATTGGAGCGAGTGTTGGCGAGAGTCAAGGGCTCGGGCTTCCAGCTGCATTTTCATTTTGCGGACTATACCCAGAGTGAGCGCCTGGCACGCCTGGCTCAGAACCTCGGGCGCAATCATTTTCGTCTTGGCTGTACCCCAGTGATCAACCTGTTCCAGCAATTGGCGGAGCCGATCAAGCTGACCCACACCCAGCATGAATACCCGGTGGTGGCCGATGTTCGTCATCCCTATGGGGTGGAAATCCTGTCCATCGACAGCGTCAAGAGGGTCAAGAAAACCGCTGAGCGCGATGTGGTGTCAGTGTGTCACCCATTCTTCGAACCACGTCGCCGGGATACCCAGCGCGGTGAGAGTTACTGGGTCGCCAGGCGAGTGCCTTCGGAACGCCGCCAGGATAATGGTACCGAGTTGCAACTGCGCCTGGTGGACCGAGAGCTGACCCGAGTCGATACCGCCAACGATGTGCTCAGTCTCAAGCTGACATGCAGTAACCGGGATCTGCCACAGCAGTTGGGCTTCGGGCAGCCGCAAGGCGATTTCACCCTGCCTCAGGAACAGGTCGTCAAGACCATTCGTTGCCTGCGCAAGCCGACCACCGCAGTGCGTCCCCCGCTGGGCAAGGGGCTGATATGGCGCTTGATTTCTCATCTGTCGCTCAATCACCTGTCGCTGGTATCCCGTGGCCGAGAAGCCTTGCTGGAAATCCTCTCGCTGTACAACTATCGCGACACGGAAGCAGCCCGTCGCCAGATCAATGGCATCGTGTCAATTGACAGCCAGCCAGCCATGACCCGAATCGGGCATCCTCGCCCGGCGTTCGTGCGTGGCCTGGGCATTACCCTGGAGCTCGACGAGCAGCAGTTCATCGGTAGCGGTATCTATCTATTTGGCATGGTGCTGGACCATTTCTTCGGACAGTACTGCTCCATCAACAGTTTTACTCAACTCACCTTGCGTAGCCGCCAGCGTGAGAAGGATGTGGTGACATGGCCGCCCAGAACCGGCTCTCAGCCCCTGGTCTGA
- the tssC gene encoding type VI secretion system contractile sheath large subunit, which yields MSEKNTETQAAAAQDVQETVYAPQSSLLDSIISESRVARSETERNRARDLIEELVAQVLEGEVLPSKDLIAVLDARIAEIDAMLSEQMNEIMHANEFQQLESSWRGLKYLVDQSETGTNMKIQVLNATKKDLVRDMKSAPEFDQSALFKKVYEEEYGTFGGAPFGMLIGDYEFSRSPEDIYLLEQISHVAAAAHAPFISASSPELFGWDSFTEMSGPRDLSKIFDTVEYAKWKSFRNSEDARYVGLTLPHVLGRLPYGPDTDPVEEFNFVENVDGREHNKYLWMNAAYALGARVTDAFSNYGWCVAIRGVEGGGLVEDLPTHTFQTDDGEVALKCPTEIAITDRREKELADLGFIPLVHCKGTDYAAFFGVQSSQKQKHYNTDVANANARLSAQLQYIFATSRIAHYMKAIMRDKVGSFASRTSVERYLNDWLSQYVLLDDNASQEAKAQFPLREARVEVAEVPGKPGVYKAVTFLRPHYQLDELTASLRLVAELPQSTRN from the coding sequence ATGTCAGAGAAGAATACCGAAACCCAGGCAGCGGCGGCTCAGGACGTTCAGGAAACGGTTTATGCGCCACAGTCGTCGCTGCTTGACAGCATCATTTCCGAAAGCCGAGTGGCTCGCTCGGAGACTGAGCGTAACCGCGCTCGTGACCTGATTGAGGAATTGGTGGCTCAGGTGCTGGAGGGAGAAGTTCTTCCCAGCAAAGACCTGATTGCCGTGCTTGATGCCCGCATCGCGGAAATCGACGCCATGCTCTCGGAGCAGATGAACGAGATCATGCATGCCAACGAGTTCCAGCAGCTCGAATCATCCTGGCGTGGTCTCAAGTATCTGGTTGACCAAAGTGAAACGGGCACCAACATGAAGATTCAGGTGCTCAATGCGACCAAGAAAGATCTGGTTCGCGATATGAAGTCAGCTCCGGAATTTGATCAAAGTGCGCTGTTCAAGAAAGTGTACGAAGAAGAGTATGGCACTTTCGGTGGTGCCCCCTTCGGTATGCTGATCGGTGATTATGAGTTTTCTCGTAGCCCCGAAGATATCTACCTGCTCGAGCAGATATCTCACGTGGCAGCTGCTGCCCATGCTCCGTTCATCTCGGCGTCTTCCCCCGAACTGTTCGGCTGGGACTCCTTCACTGAAATGAGTGGGCCACGAGACCTCTCCAAGATCTTCGATACGGTTGAATACGCCAAGTGGAAATCCTTCCGCAATTCGGAAGATGCTCGCTACGTAGGCCTGACCCTGCCCCATGTGCTTGGGCGTCTGCCGTACGGCCCAGACACTGATCCGGTTGAAGAATTCAACTTTGTCGAGAATGTCGATGGCCGTGAGCACAACAAGTATCTGTGGATGAATGCCGCATATGCTCTGGGTGCACGGGTGACGGACGCTTTCTCCAACTATGGCTGGTGTGTGGCGATTCGTGGTGTCGAAGGCGGCGGCCTGGTCGAGGATCTGCCGACTCACACTTTCCAGACCGATGATGGAGAAGTGGCGCTCAAGTGTCCGACAGAGATCGCCATCACCGATCGCCGGGAGAAAGAACTGGCCGATCTTGGCTTCATTCCGTTGGTGCATTGCAAGGGTACCGATTATGCCGCCTTCTTCGGCGTGCAGTCTTCCCAGAAGCAGAAGCATTACAACACGGATGTGGCCAATGCCAATGCGCGTCTGTCGGCACAGCTGCAGTACATATTCGCCACTTCACGTATTGCCCATTACATGAAGGCCATCATGCGTGACAAGGTGGGCAGCTTTGCCTCGCGCACCAGTGTCGAGCGCTATCTCAATGACTGGTTATCCCAGTATGTACTACTTGATGATAACGCTAGCCAGGAGGCCAAGGCCCAGTTCCCGCTGCGTGAAGCGCGTGTGGAAGTGGCCGAGGTGCCGGGCAAGCCAGGTGTGTACAAGGCGGTGACTTTCTTGCGTCCTCACTATCAGCTTGATGAGTTGACAGCGTCTCTGCGCCTGGTAGCAGAGCTTCCCCAGTCAACTCGCAATTGA
- the tssH gene encoding type VI secretion system ATPase TssH, whose product MSLKTLFAKLNDVSRGAMEEAAGLCLAKRQYEVDVEHLLLKLLDADDNDVLRIVRHYELALDRLADQLDQALESFKTGCTRTPALSPHITRLIERAWVIASIEQEVSCIRSGHLMLALLSDQELRRIVVESAPELEHLDADDLRLNFNDLLSASPEQQSAGQASSTTAGKEGTTRRGGKTPALDQYTIDLTANAREKRLDPVLGRDAEVRQMIDILTRRRQNNPILTGEAGVGKTAVVEALALKIVAGNVPDALANVELRTLDLGLLQAGAGVKGEFEQRLKNVIEEVKRSLHPIILFIDEAHTLIGSGGQAGQNDAANLLKPALARGELRTIAATTWAEYKKYFEKDAALARRFQVIKVDEPTEEVAIDMLRGLAGRMRDHHGVEILDDAVIQAVRLSHRYITGRQLPDKAVSVLDTACARVALGQAVAPAELEDARQRLSDLDAEQAALLHEQERGEDGHGARLEELATKRAELVDTIADLELRWQQQRDGVAAIRDAEKALSEAEDEAAREVARENLLKARHALEDIVGDSPMVHPCVDGNAIGSVVAAWTGIPLGKMQRDEIDTVRRLPELLGERVIGQDHALVEIGKRISLSRAKLEDPNKPIGVFLLLGPSGVGKTESALALADTLYGGERNLITINMSEYQEAHTVSSLKGSPPGYVGYGEGGVLTEAVRRKPYSVVLLDEVEKAHPDVLELFFQVFDKGVMEDGEGREIDFRNCVILLTSNVGTDWIMERCLGAESLPEAESLVEEMRDSLNAIFKPAFLGRLKIVPYYPVQGDVLTRIVNLKLSRLQQRFSHNHGAQLSFEECVAEHIAERCTQTDSGARSIDHLLTGSLMPQLAERVLERMAEDTPIDSIEVGVDEHSDFTYRLM is encoded by the coding sequence GTGAGCCTCAAGACACTGTTTGCCAAGCTCAATGATGTCAGCCGCGGTGCCATGGAAGAGGCCGCTGGCCTGTGTCTGGCTAAACGTCAGTACGAAGTCGATGTCGAGCACCTGCTGCTCAAGCTGCTCGATGCTGATGACAACGATGTGCTGCGCATTGTCCGCCATTATGAACTGGCCCTGGATCGGCTCGCCGATCAGCTTGATCAGGCACTGGAATCCTTCAAGACAGGCTGTACCCGCACTCCGGCGCTGTCACCGCATATCACTCGCCTGATAGAGCGGGCCTGGGTGATTGCTTCCATCGAGCAGGAAGTTTCATGCATTCGCAGCGGGCACCTGATGCTGGCCTTGCTGAGTGATCAGGAGTTGCGCCGGATTGTAGTGGAAAGTGCTCCTGAGCTGGAGCATCTGGATGCCGACGACCTGCGCCTGAACTTCAATGATCTGCTGTCAGCCAGCCCCGAGCAACAGAGTGCTGGCCAGGCGAGCTCCACCACAGCGGGGAAGGAGGGGACAACGCGCCGCGGCGGCAAGACGCCGGCCCTGGATCAGTACACCATCGACCTGACGGCCAATGCCCGGGAAAAACGCCTCGACCCCGTACTCGGCCGGGATGCTGAAGTTCGTCAGATGATCGACATTCTTACCCGTCGTCGCCAGAACAACCCGATTCTCACCGGAGAGGCCGGGGTCGGCAAGACAGCAGTGGTCGAGGCCCTGGCGCTGAAGATAGTTGCCGGAAATGTGCCCGATGCGCTGGCTAACGTCGAGCTGCGCACTCTGGACCTGGGCTTGCTGCAGGCCGGTGCCGGGGTGAAAGGGGAGTTCGAACAGCGTCTCAAGAATGTCATTGAAGAGGTCAAGCGCAGCCTGCACCCGATCATCCTGTTCATTGATGAAGCGCATACGCTGATCGGCAGTGGCGGGCAGGCAGGCCAGAACGATGCTGCCAACCTGCTCAAGCCAGCACTGGCTCGGGGCGAGCTGCGTACCATCGCTGCCACGACCTGGGCGGAATACAAGAAGTACTTCGAAAAAGACGCCGCGCTGGCACGGCGCTTCCAGGTCATCAAGGTCGATGAGCCGACAGAAGAGGTTGCCATTGATATGCTGCGCGGCCTGGCGGGGCGCATGCGTGATCACCATGGTGTGGAAATTCTCGATGATGCCGTGATCCAGGCAGTGCGCCTGTCCCATCGCTACATCACGGGTCGCCAGTTGCCGGACAAGGCGGTCAGTGTGCTGGATACTGCCTGTGCACGCGTGGCTCTGGGCCAGGCGGTAGCCCCGGCGGAGTTGGAAGATGCGCGTCAGCGCCTGAGTGACCTCGATGCCGAGCAGGCGGCGTTGTTGCATGAGCAGGAGCGCGGTGAAGACGGCCACGGCGCTCGCCTTGAAGAACTGGCAACCAAGCGTGCTGAACTGGTCGATACGATCGCCGACCTGGAACTGCGCTGGCAGCAGCAGCGCGATGGTGTGGCGGCGATTCGTGATGCAGAGAAAGCTCTGAGTGAGGCAGAAGACGAGGCGGCCCGTGAAGTCGCCCGCGAGAACCTGCTGAAGGCGCGTCATGCACTCGAGGATATCGTCGGTGACAGCCCCATGGTGCATCCCTGTGTCGATGGCAATGCCATTGGTTCAGTAGTGGCTGCCTGGACGGGGATTCCGCTGGGCAAGATGCAGCGTGACGAGATCGACACAGTACGGCGTCTGCCGGAGCTGCTGGGAGAGCGCGTCATTGGCCAGGACCATGCCCTGGTCGAGATCGGCAAGCGCATCAGCCTTTCCAGGGCCAAGCTCGAGGACCCCAACAAGCCCATCGGCGTCTTCTTGCTGCTCGGCCCCAGTGGTGTCGGCAAGACCGAGAGCGCCTTGGCGCTGGCCGACACTCTGTACGGCGGTGAACGTAATCTGATCACCATCAACATGTCCGAATACCAGGAAGCACATACCGTTTCCTCGCTCAAGGGCTCGCCGCCTGGTTATGTCGGCTATGGCGAAGGTGGTGTGCTGACCGAGGCTGTCCGGCGCAAACCCTACAGCGTAGTGCTGCTGGATGAGGTCGAGAAGGCACATCCAGATGTGCTTGAGCTGTTCTTTCAAGTGTTTGACAAGGGCGTCATGGAAGATGGCGAAGGACGCGAGATCGATTTTCGCAACTGCGTCATCCTGCTGACTTCCAATGTTGGTACAGACTGGATCATGGAGCGTTGCCTGGGGGCCGAGTCTCTACCTGAGGCAGAGTCACTGGTAGAGGAAATGCGTGATTCACTCAATGCCATCTTCAAGCCGGCCTTCCTCGGACGTCTCAAGATCGTGCCCTATTACCCTGTGCAGGGTGATGTGCTCACGCGAATCGTCAACCTCAAGCTGTCTCGCCTGCAACAGCGCTTCTCGCATAACCATGGGGCTCAACTCAGCTTCGAGGAATGTGTGGCGGAGCATATTGCCGAACGCTGCACCCAGACCGATAGCGGCGCCCGCAGTATCGACCACCTGTTGACCGGCTCCTTGATGCCGCAACTGGCTGAACGGGTATTGGAGCGCATGGCGGAAGATACACCTATCGATAGCATCGAAGTGGGTGTCGACGAGCATAGCGACTTCACCTATCGCCTGATGTAG
- the tssE gene encoding type VI secretion system baseplate subunit TssE → MPTLWDRLLDDEPHRSVEAVERQWCSLEEYKASIVSDLESLVNTRRELLASRLSGYPLLHGSLLEFGLPDFLGRGLHSSEDRQLIQRQLEHAIESNDCRFRNVRVRLLDQDNQDRLLRFRVDALLVLVDASQQVAFDAVLQAETQSYKVQNLT, encoded by the coding sequence GTGCCCACACTCTGGGATCGTCTACTTGATGACGAACCGCATCGCAGTGTGGAAGCCGTGGAAAGGCAATGGTGCTCACTCGAGGAGTACAAGGCCTCGATCGTGAGTGATCTGGAATCCTTGGTCAACACTCGTCGAGAGCTCCTGGCATCCCGATTGTCGGGATATCCACTGCTGCATGGTTCGTTGCTGGAGTTCGGTTTGCCTGACTTTCTTGGTCGGGGGCTGCACAGCAGTGAAGACCGTCAACTGATTCAGCGCCAACTCGAACATGCCATCGAAAGCAACGATTGTCGCTTTCGCAACGTGCGTGTCCGGCTGCTTGATCAGGACAACCAGGACCGTCTGTTGCGCTTTCGAGTGGATGCCTTGCTGGTACTGGTGGATGCCTCTCAGCAAGTCGCTTTTGATGCGGTGCTTCAAGCCGAAACCCAGAGTTATAAAGTACAGAATCTGACCTGA
- the tssJ gene encoding type VI secretion system lipoprotein TssJ, with protein sequence MTSRRESSAFIRHKACIRHRAWPLIVGGLVVTGLLSGCGVGSRIGNQMDGTVGDVLFGKNERVIVTLDADEKLNPDAEGNPLSVVVRIYQLDSLTAFNAASADELWRNGKDSLGESLLAERETVMLPGKQVTDSAPMNPGTKYVGVAAFFRQVPDQRWRLVFNAAEMRKDGILTSPDGVALHLANDYIEPADDDSLELLVADNDS encoded by the coding sequence ATGACATCACGCAGGGAATCTTCAGCATTCATTCGCCATAAGGCCTGTATTCGCCATAGGGCTTGGCCACTAATCGTTGGGGGATTGGTGGTCACGGGCCTGCTCAGTGGTTGCGGTGTAGGGAGCCGTATCGGCAACCAGATGGACGGCACGGTCGGGGATGTGCTGTTCGGCAAGAACGAGCGTGTCATTGTCACGCTGGACGCCGACGAAAAGCTCAACCCGGATGCCGAGGGCAATCCGCTTTCCGTTGTCGTGCGTATCTATCAGCTTGACTCTTTGACGGCCTTCAACGCGGCTTCGGCAGACGAACTCTGGCGCAATGGCAAGGACAGTCTGGGGGAGTCGCTGCTGGCCGAGCGTGAAACCGTCATGTTGCCAGGGAAACAGGTCACGGATAGCGCCCCAATGAATCCAGGCACCAAGTATGTCGGCGTGGCGGCTTTTTTCCGCCAGGTGCCGGACCAACGCTGGCGCCTGGTATTCAACGCTGCCGAGATGCGCAAGGACGGCATTCTGACATCGCCGGATGGGGTGGCCCTGCATCTGGCAAATGATTACATCGAACCTGCGGACGATGACAGCCTGGAGTTGCTCGTCGCGGATAACGACAGCTGA